One window from the genome of Podospora pseudocomata strain CBS 415.72m chromosome 6, whole genome shotgun sequence encodes:
- a CDS encoding hypothetical protein (COG:S; EggNog:ENOG503PWWQ), protein MSSESKTFPFPIPTSITGGCLCGSVRYRVTFPPDHDFLRFSQTCQCTQCRKQTGSLFFAEHVIAPASTAFTLTNKENPTLKHYSTSPKAYRWFCSNCGSFLYWQPLDNEKDYICLAVGSIDQVYLAGGENDEGVPKEGYGLALVGGGGEHLFCQNEIKGVTDDIPLLGRKRGTRVMDGGESA, encoded by the coding sequence ATGAGTTCCGAATCCAAgaccttccctttcccaatTCCGACCTCGATCACGGGAGGTTGCCTCTGCGGCTCGGTCCGCTACCGCGTCACCTTCCCACCTGACCACGACTTCCTCCGCTTCTCACAAACCTGCCAATGCACCCAATGCCGAAAGCAAACGGGTTCCCTCTTCTTTGCTGAGCATGTCATTGCTCCAGCTTCCACCGCCTTCACCTTGACTAATAAAGAGAATCCCACTCTCAAGCATTACAGCACCAGTCCAAAGGCATACAGATGGTTTTGCTCAAACTGTGGCTCGTTTCTCTATTGGCAACCACTCGACAACGAGAAGGATTACATCTGCTTGGCGGTGGGGAGCATCGATCAGGTGTATCTTGCAGGTGGTGAGAATGATGAAGGTGTGCCGAAGGAGGGATATGGGCTGGCGCTtgtgggtgggggaggcgagCATCTCTTTTGCCAGAATGAGATCAAGGGCGTGACGGATGATATTCCGCTGTTGggcaggaagagagggacGAGAGTTATGGATGGGGGTGAGTCGGCCTAG